The following proteins are co-located in the Nonlabens ponticola genome:
- a CDS encoding head GIN domain-containing protein: MNSELGLKSEFRIQNEESRIGLWIIEYGEWKLFAHKNFKKAVSIIIFMAVILTTTSCDSEEGLNCTQAAGDLVSTEVEVEPFNKVVIFERMGATFIHGDEQKVVVRTGENLLNDIELNVVDGQLQVVNNNGCNVMRDYGITQIEITSPNLTEIRTSTGEDLKSDGILRYPNLTLLSEDESVEEDFYNTDGHMRLNLDVENLIIISNNLSYFYLEGNVENADITFLDGDGRIYAADLEIQNAQIFHRGTSEWRMDVKQNIAGTINGYGDVILNSRPTNVDVDVTWRGRLLFEN; this comes from the coding sequence ATGAATTCAGAATTAGGACTTAAGAGTGAATTCAGAATTCAGAATGAAGAATCCAGAATTGGATTATGGATTATAGAATATGGAGAATGGAAGCTCTTCGCTCACAAGAATTTCAAGAAGGCGGTTTCGATCATCATATTTATGGCCGTTATATTAACAACAACCTCTTGCGATTCAGAAGAAGGCCTTAACTGTACCCAAGCTGCTGGTGATCTGGTAAGTACAGAGGTTGAGGTAGAACCTTTTAATAAAGTAGTCATTTTTGAGCGCATGGGCGCAACATTTATACACGGTGATGAGCAAAAAGTGGTTGTGCGCACTGGTGAAAACCTTTTAAATGACATTGAACTAAATGTGGTCGACGGTCAATTACAAGTGGTCAACAATAATGGCTGCAATGTGATGCGAGATTATGGCATTACACAAATCGAAATCACATCGCCCAACTTGACCGAAATAAGAACCAGCACTGGCGAAGACTTAAAAAGCGATGGTATCTTGAGGTATCCTAATTTGACCTTATTATCAGAAGATGAAAGTGTTGAAGAGGATTTCTACAACACAGATGGTCACATGCGTTTGAATCTGGATGTAGAAAACTTAATCATCATCTCAAATAATTTGAGTTATTTCTACCTAGAAGGAAATGTGGAAAATGCAGATATCACTTTTCTAGATGGAGATGGTCGCATCTATGCAGCAGATCTTGAGATCCAAAACGCACAGATCTTTCATCGAGGAACATCAGAATGGCGCATGGATGTAAAACAAAACATCGCCGGAACCATAAATGGCTACGGCGATGTGATATTGAATTCTAGACCTACCAACGTCGACGTTGATGTCACGTGGCGTGGTCGATTACTGTTTGAAAACTAG
- a CDS encoding bifunctional 3-deoxy-7-phosphoheptulonate synthase/chorismate mutase type II: MENKKEHRAWLDAHNLDHPLVIAGPCSAETEEQVLKIAHELKDSDTTYFRAGIWKPRTRPGNFEGVGAIGLKWLQRAKEETGLLTTTEVANKAHVDLALEHDIDMLWIGARSTVSPFIVQEIADALQGTDKVVLVKNPVNPDLALWIGALERLHTAGIKNLGVIHRGFSTYDKSKYRNNPEWQIAVDFQTRFPDIPLICDPSHITGKRDMILDVSQTALDLNYDGLMIETHFDPENAWSDAAQQVTPASLIQITKDLKIRKEMDDEAGYQQKLGQLRAQIDVIDNTLIETMGKRMKTADSIGELKKSRNVAVLQSKRWNEILGKMILLGEEQGLSEEFILRVFKAVHQESINHQERVIKG; the protein is encoded by the coding sequence ATGGAAAATAAGAAAGAACACAGAGCGTGGCTGGATGCCCATAACCTAGATCACCCATTAGTCATCGCAGGCCCTTGCAGCGCCGAGACAGAAGAGCAAGTACTCAAGATCGCACATGAATTAAAGGATAGTGATACGACTTATTTCAGGGCAGGAATCTGGAAGCCTAGAACACGACCGGGAAACTTTGAAGGAGTAGGCGCTATAGGTCTCAAATGGCTGCAACGCGCCAAAGAAGAAACTGGACTATTAACTACTACTGAGGTAGCCAACAAAGCTCACGTTGATCTAGCACTAGAGCATGATATAGATATGTTATGGATAGGTGCACGATCAACGGTAAGTCCATTTATTGTTCAAGAAATCGCAGATGCCTTACAGGGTACCGACAAGGTAGTATTAGTCAAGAATCCAGTAAATCCAGATCTTGCATTATGGATAGGAGCGCTAGAGCGTTTGCACACAGCTGGAATTAAGAATCTAGGAGTGATCCATCGAGGATTTTCTACCTATGATAAATCAAAATACCGCAACAACCCAGAATGGCAGATTGCGGTAGATTTCCAGACACGTTTTCCTGATATTCCGCTTATTTGCGACCCATCACATATTACCGGTAAGAGAGATATGATACTGGATGTTTCACAAACAGCACTCGACTTGAACTACGATGGATTGATGATAGAAACCCATTTTGATCCAGAGAACGCATGGAGTGATGCCGCACAGCAAGTGACGCCAGCCAGTCTGATCCAGATCACTAAAGACCTGAAGATTAGAAAAGAAATGGATGACGAGGCTGGATACCAGCAAAAACTAGGTCAATTGCGCGCACAAATCGATGTAATCGACAATACGTTGATTGAGACCATGGGTAAACGCATGAAAACTGCAGACTCCATTGGTGAGCTCAAAAAATCTAGAAACGTGGCTGTGCTTCAATCAAAAAGATGGAATGAAATTCTAGGCAAGATGATTCTTCTAGGTGAGGAGCAAGGATTGAGCGAGGAATTCATTTTGAGAGTCTTCAAAGCCGTGCACCAAGAATCGATCAACCATCAAGAAAGAGTAATTAAGGGGTAA
- a CDS encoding tRNA pseudouridine synthase A yields the protein MPFNQRHYYIIKLQYLGFRFHGWQKQPNLPTVERMVQRTLRFVFDHSNFKILAAGRTDARVSVNETAIELFLDDEPIADLEEFIQEFNLNLPSDIRALGIQETTADFNIIQAAKLKEYIYLFSHGEKFHPFCASLMVYMKSQLDIELMKTAAQMFIGEKDFWSYTYKPKAETITTSVVDSCYIEENHLFTASFFPEKSFCFRVSGKGFKRHQVRLMMGALFDLGMGKLTLKKFEKTLDGSNKIHLSHIAPSSGLILYKTDLI from the coding sequence ATGCCATTCAACCAGCGACACTACTACATCATTAAGTTACAATACCTAGGCTTCCGTTTCCACGGTTGGCAAAAGCAGCCAAATCTACCTACCGTCGAGCGCATGGTGCAGCGCACCTTGAGATTTGTGTTTGATCATTCCAATTTCAAAATCCTGGCAGCAGGTCGTACCGATGCTCGTGTGTCAGTAAATGAAACAGCGATTGAATTATTTCTTGATGACGAGCCTATCGCAGATCTTGAGGAGTTCATACAGGAATTCAATCTCAACTTACCCAGTGATATAAGAGCCTTAGGAATTCAAGAAACCACTGCAGATTTCAACATCATTCAGGCAGCAAAACTCAAGGAATACATCTACCTATTTTCGCATGGCGAGAAGTTCCATCCGTTTTGTGCGTCGCTTATGGTTTATATGAAATCACAGCTGGATATAGAACTTATGAAAACTGCCGCCCAAATGTTTATAGGAGAGAAAGATTTCTGGTCATATACCTACAAACCTAAAGCGGAAACCATCACCACCAGCGTGGTTGACAGCTGTTATATCGAAGAGAACCATCTCTTTACAGCTAGCTTTTTTCCCGAGAAAAGCTTTTGCTTTCGCGTAAGCGGTAAAGGATTCAAACGCCACCAGGTACGGCTAATGATGGGTGCGCTATTTGATCTGGGAATGGGCAAGTTAACTCTTAAAAAATTTGAGAAAACACTGGATGGCAGCAATAAAATCCACCTATCGCACATAGCACCATCAAGCGGATTGATACTATACAAGACAGATCTTATCTAA
- a CDS encoding acyloxyacyl hydrolase: protein MTYHVLMLLVCYALPVVTALGQAGFAKAGFSQSNSNSTSNDKNLDKIFTIDASYLYGTILQHNPDISHLITDHPTAILLSYNRKTYGGQEWQSRYNFPDYGFSFAYQDMKNRFLGEAYGAYAHYNFYFFNRNMQFRVGQGISYMTRPFDVDSNPQNNAYGTRLTSSTYLLGNYRKENLFHGFGFQVGASIIHYSNANVRAPNNSTNTWLFNAGVNYTFNHEEIPEYKIWPKRKYTEPIGLTAVARLGFNESDYRGSGQYPFYDFSVYLDKRINIKSSLHAGLELFIAEFLKEYRDYRVNSFPEDDIDGDENFQRAGIFVGHELHLGKTSLLSQLGYYYYQPIPFESRFYNRLGLQRRLTDNIFASVTVKAHGAKAEGVSLGIGYRFENIFKSKLEKL from the coding sequence ATGACGTATCATGTTTTAATGTTGTTGGTTTGTTACGCCCTGCCTGTCGTGACCGCACTTGGGCAGGCAGGTTTCGCGAAAGCGGGCTTCTCACAATCTAATAGCAACTCTACCAGCAATGATAAAAATCTCGATAAAATTTTTACAATCGACGCTTCCTACCTGTACGGGACGATCCTGCAACACAATCCAGATATCTCGCATTTGATCACAGATCATCCTACGGCGATCCTTTTGAGTTATAACCGCAAGACTTATGGTGGCCAAGAATGGCAGTCGCGCTACAATTTCCCAGACTACGGTTTTAGTTTTGCCTATCAGGACATGAAAAATCGATTTCTAGGTGAGGCTTATGGTGCGTATGCGCATTATAACTTTTACTTTTTTAATCGCAACATGCAGTTTAGAGTAGGGCAAGGAATCTCTTACATGACGAGACCTTTTGACGTGGATAGCAATCCGCAGAATAATGCCTATGGTACCCGATTGACTAGTTCGACTTATTTGCTGGGTAATTATAGGAAAGAGAATTTATTTCATGGTTTTGGTTTTCAAGTAGGAGCGAGCATCATCCATTATTCAAATGCTAATGTGCGTGCGCCCAACAACTCTACTAATACATGGTTGTTCAACGCTGGTGTCAATTACACATTTAATCATGAAGAGATTCCAGAATATAAGATATGGCCTAAGAGAAAGTACACGGAGCCTATAGGATTGACAGCGGTCGCGCGTCTAGGTTTTAATGAGAGTGACTATCGCGGAAGTGGACAATATCCGTTTTATGATTTTAGCGTTTATCTGGACAAGCGCATCAACATCAAGAGCAGCCTGCATGCTGGTTTAGAACTTTTCATTGCAGAATTCTTAAAGGAATACCGTGATTACAGAGTTAATAGCTTTCCAGAAGATGATATTGATGGTGACGAGAATTTCCAGAGAGCAGGAATTTTTGTAGGTCACGAGTTGCACTTGGGAAAAACAAGTTTGCTGTCGCAGTTAGGTTATTACTACTACCAGCCCATACCTTTTGAATCCAGATTTTATAACCGTCTAGGATTACAACGCAGACTGACCGACAATATATTTGCCAGCGTGACCGTAAAAGCGCATGGCGCCAAAGCCGAAGGCGTTAGCCTAGGGATAGGCTACAGATTTGAGAATATCTTTAAATCAAAACTAGAGAAGTTATGA
- the rsgA gene encoding ribosome small subunit-dependent GTPase A, translated as MTGTVYRSTGSWYEVKGTDGAFYSCRIKGKFRLQGIKSTNPVAVGDQVDFEIEKKGDEEIGIINEIHERDNYIVRKSVNLSKQTHIIAANVDQVFLLVTLNNPPTFTSFIDRFLVTAEAYHIPAVLVFNKVDTYDDSQDQVAIDPETGEEMLTMTELDEVRYLMSLYKSIGYDCIAISAATGKNVDQIKEKMTGKTSMFSGHSGAGKSTLANAVQPGLELKTKEISDQHKQGQHTTTFAEMFDLDFDARLIDTPGIKGFGVVDMEREEIGDYFPEIFELKSQCKFHNCLHIEEPKCAIKQAVEEGAIAASRYESYVQIVQGDEENYRQDKHVPK; from the coding sequence ATGACTGGAACCGTCTATCGATCCACAGGAAGCTGGTATGAGGTAAAAGGCACTGATGGTGCTTTTTACTCTTGTAGGATAAAGGGTAAATTCCGTTTGCAGGGTATCAAGAGTACTAATCCTGTTGCGGTAGGTGATCAGGTAGATTTTGAGATTGAGAAAAAGGGTGATGAAGAGATAGGAATCATCAATGAGATTCACGAGCGTGATAATTACATCGTGCGCAAATCAGTCAACCTATCCAAGCAAACGCATATAATCGCTGCAAATGTCGATCAGGTTTTTTTACTGGTTACGCTTAATAATCCACCGACGTTTACCTCATTTATTGATCGGTTTCTGGTGACTGCCGAGGCCTATCACATTCCTGCTGTCCTTGTTTTCAATAAAGTAGATACCTATGACGATAGTCAAGATCAGGTAGCTATTGATCCAGAAACTGGTGAAGAAATGCTCACCATGACCGAGCTTGATGAGGTGCGTTACCTCATGAGTTTATATAAATCCATAGGATATGACTGTATTGCGATAAGCGCGGCAACGGGTAAAAATGTGGATCAAATTAAAGAGAAGATGACTGGTAAAACCAGCATGTTTTCTGGTCACAGTGGTGCAGGAAAAAGCACGTTGGCAAATGCCGTCCAGCCAGGTCTGGAGCTCAAAACAAAAGAAATATCAGACCAGCACAAGCAAGGGCAGCATACCACCACATTTGCAGAGATGTTTGATCTTGATTTTGACGCCCGATTGATCGATACGCCTGGTATCAAAGGATTTGGTGTAGTCGACATGGAAAGGGAAGAGATAGGCGATTATTTTCCAGAGATCTTTGAACTCAAATCTCAATGTAAATTCCATAATTGCCTGCACATTGAGGAGCCTAAATGCGCCATCAAGCAAGCGGTTGAAGAAGGCGCCATTGCCGCTTCACGTTATGAAAGCTATGTTCAAATAGTCCAAGGTGATGAGGAAAATTATAGACAGGACAAACACGTGCCTAAATGA
- a CDS encoding pyridoxal phosphate-dependent aminotransferase — MITPADKLNEVKEYYFATKLREVKSLINQGKPIINAGIGSPDLQPPAAVNEALIDALNDERAHQYQSYLGLPELREAMSNFYARHYNVRLDPASEVIPLMGSKEGILHISMSFLNKGDQVLVPNPGYPTYSSATRLCEATPIYYNLIDENDWMPDLESLQSQDLSKVKIMWVNYPHMPTGVAGSSQVFAQLIVFCQKHDILLVNDNPYSFLGYDKKISIHQFTNSRNAQVLELNSVSKTFNMAGWRVGMLTGNATLIKEVLKVKTNMDSGMFYPVQKGAIAALKTEDDWYATQLEIYRERRSKMVEVAKALGCEPIKQEGGLFVFCKLPVGIDDKQFVDDLLHEHDIFIAPGSIFGSNGARYVRFSLCVKIEDIEIMLDRVSKKVQA; from the coding sequence ATGATCACACCAGCAGATAAATTAAATGAGGTTAAGGAATACTATTTTGCAACAAAATTGCGCGAGGTAAAGTCCTTAATCAATCAGGGCAAGCCTATTATCAATGCAGGTATAGGTAGTCCAGATTTGCAACCACCAGCGGCTGTAAATGAAGCGTTGATTGATGCATTAAACGATGAGAGAGCGCATCAATATCAAAGTTATCTGGGATTGCCCGAATTGCGAGAGGCGATGAGCAATTTTTATGCACGTCATTATAACGTCCGGTTAGATCCAGCAAGCGAGGTAATACCGCTCATGGGTAGTAAAGAAGGTATTCTGCATATTTCCATGTCTTTTCTCAATAAAGGTGATCAGGTGCTGGTTCCCAATCCAGGTTATCCTACCTACTCAAGTGCTACACGATTGTGTGAGGCAACGCCTATTTATTATAATTTGATAGATGAGAACGACTGGATGCCAGATCTTGAATCGTTGCAATCACAAGATTTGAGCAAGGTAAAAATCATGTGGGTCAACTATCCGCACATGCCTACCGGTGTGGCTGGTAGCTCTCAGGTTTTTGCACAGTTAATAGTCTTTTGCCAGAAGCATGACATATTATTAGTCAATGACAATCCCTATAGCTTTTTGGGATACGATAAAAAAATCAGCATCCATCAGTTTACAAATTCAAGAAACGCACAGGTGCTTGAATTGAACTCGGTAAGTAAGACGTTTAACATGGCAGGCTGGCGTGTAGGTATGTTGACTGGTAACGCCACACTCATTAAAGAAGTCCTTAAAGTAAAAACCAATATGGACAGTGGCATGTTTTATCCAGTTCAAAAAGGTGCGATCGCTGCTCTCAAGACTGAAGATGATTGGTACGCGACCCAATTAGAAATTTATAGAGAACGTAGATCAAAAATGGTTGAAGTTGCCAAAGCACTAGGTTGCGAACCCATAAAACAAGAAGGTGGATTGTTTGTTTTTTGCAAATTGCCTGTTGGTATCGACGACAAGCAGTTTGTCGATGATTTACTTCATGAGCATGATATTTTCATTGCGCCAGGAAGCATTTTTGGCAGTAATGGAGCTCGCTACGTTCGTTTTTCCCTTTGCGTGAAAATTGAAGATATAGAAATCATGCTCGACAGAGTTTCAAAAAAAGTTCAAGCATGA
- the dtd gene encoding D-aminoacyl-tRNA deacylase: MRAIVQRVKNASVSIDGQMKGQIDKGLLIYLGITHDDTQDDADYLVRKILGMRIFNDENAVMNLSIEDTDGEILLISQFTLYAQTRKGNRPSYVAAARPEVALPLYNYVISQLSRNLPAQVRSRQAGRNKPIATGTFGADMQVASTNDGPVTIIVDSVSK, from the coding sequence ATGAGAGCGATCGTTCAAAGAGTGAAAAATGCCAGCGTCAGTATAGACGGTCAGATGAAAGGTCAAATTGATAAAGGCTTACTCATTTACCTGGGAATAACTCATGATGACACCCAAGATGATGCCGATTATCTAGTACGTAAAATTCTGGGAATGCGAATTTTCAATGATGAAAACGCCGTTATGAATTTATCAATTGAGGACACTGATGGTGAGATTTTACTGATTTCTCAGTTCACACTTTATGCACAAACGAGAAAAGGCAATCGACCTAGTTATGTCGCTGCTGCACGCCCAGAAGTCGCATTACCGTTATATAATTATGTTATTAGTCAGCTTTCGCGAAACCTGCCTGCCCAAGTGCGGTCACGACAGGCAGGGCGTAACAAACCAATAGCTACAGGTACGTTTGGTGCAGATATGCAGGTAGCATCCACTAATGACGGGCCTGTGACAATAATTGTTGATTCTGTTTCTAAATAG
- the gldA gene encoding gliding motility-associated ABC transporter ATP-binding subunit GldA, with translation MSIKVDQLSKYYGNLKALDNVSFSIKSGEIVGFLGPNGAGKSTMMRILTTYLNANDGEATVNGHDVSKEPREVQKSIGYLPENNPLYPEMYVREYLEFSGSVYNIEQLKDRVTKVIELTGLDSHKGKKIKELSKGYKQRVGLANALLHKPKVLILDEPTTGLDPNQLVEIRQLIRKVSESTTILLSTHIMQEVEAMCDRVIIINKGKIVADDYLKNLKSDATQVIEVEFDYKVEPELLARIPMVREVKELNGFNYRLIFETKDDQRSGVFDFAHDNELKILSLNKRNKNLETMFQELTGD, from the coding sequence ATGTCTATAAAAGTTGATCAATTATCAAAGTATTATGGTAATCTAAAAGCACTGGATAATGTTAGTTTTTCTATCAAATCTGGTGAGATCGTTGGTTTTTTGGGACCCAATGGCGCTGGCAAATCTACCATGATGCGCATCTTGACCACTTATCTCAATGCAAATGATGGTGAGGCAACGGTCAATGGACATGATGTGAGCAAAGAGCCGCGAGAGGTGCAGAAATCGATAGGCTACTTGCCAGAGAACAACCCACTATATCCAGAGATGTATGTGCGCGAGTATCTAGAATTTAGTGGCAGTGTATATAACATTGAGCAACTCAAGGATCGCGTGACAAAAGTCATTGAACTCACTGGTCTAGATTCTCATAAAGGCAAGAAAATCAAGGAGCTTTCTAAAGGTTACAAGCAACGCGTAGGACTTGCTAACGCTTTATTACACAAACCAAAAGTGCTTATCCTCGATGAGCCTACCACAGGTCTGGATCCCAACCAACTAGTGGAAATAAGACAGTTGATACGCAAGGTGTCAGAAAGCACAACGATTTTATTGAGTACACACATCATGCAGGAAGTTGAAGCAATGTGTGATCGTGTCATCATTATTAATAAGGGAAAGATTGTCGCAGACGATTACTTGAAAAATCTAAAAAGCGACGCCACTCAAGTAATCGAGGTTGAATTTGACTACAAAGTTGAACCAGAATTGCTGGCACGCATTCCTATGGTGCGTGAGGTTAAAGAACTGAACGGCTTCAATTACCGATTGATCTTTGAAACCAAAGATGACCAGCGTAGCGGCGTGTTTGATTTTGCCCACGATAATGAATTGAAGATTCTATCCTTAAACAAGAGGAACAAAAATCTTGAGACGATGTTTCAGGAACTTACTGGTGATTAA
- a CDS encoding type II toxin-antitoxin system VapC family toxin — MKYFVDVNIIIDLFLTRKPFVENAVLIFEAVKKINWTLYTSDNAITTSYFYLKKENGAVAAKKTIATFLRDIEIVPVSRAMLITASTSKINDFEDAVQFECAASIKGIDGIITRNKKDFKHSTIPVFAPEEVLF, encoded by the coding sequence ATGAAGTACTTTGTTGACGTAAACATCATAATTGACCTATTTCTTACTCGTAAACCTTTTGTTGAGAATGCGGTTTTAATATTTGAAGCAGTCAAAAAAATAAATTGGACACTCTATACATCAGACAATGCTATAACAACTTCCTATTTCTATTTGAAAAAAGAGAATGGTGCGGTAGCTGCAAAAAAGACAATAGCCACTTTTTTGAGAGATATAGAGATTGTGCCTGTAAGTCGCGCGATGTTGATAACCGCAAGTACAAGTAAAATCAACGACTTTGAAGATGCTGTCCAATTTGAATGTGCCGCATCCATTAAAGGCATCGACGGTATTATCACCAGAAATAAAAAGGATTTCAAGCATTCTACCATTCCAGTATTTGCGCCTGAAGAGGTTTTGTTTTAG
- a CDS encoding DUF2911 domain-containing protein: protein MKNLILCIAAAAMTFTVNAQDFAGADKSPMDVAYFPADAPKRAFAKTDEQKAALQPAIRVLYGRPSLKGRTLFRESDDRKAGITKYGEKWRLGANESTELLLLQDAKIGDQVLVAGRYTLVVVPNKNEWTIHVNAENDGWGNFSHNAALDIVTITIPVSTVDDSLEDLSIALYSPNDDNVVHLKMGWANYRAEMPITLL, encoded by the coding sequence ATGAAAAATTTGATTTTATGCATTGCCGCAGCCGCAATGACTTTTACTGTAAACGCACAAGATTTTGCTGGCGCCGACAAGAGCCCGATGGATGTCGCCTATTTTCCAGCAGATGCTCCTAAGAGAGCTTTCGCGAAAACTGACGAGCAAAAAGCTGCTCTGCAACCAGCCATTAGAGTATTATACGGCCGTCCATCACTTAAGGGTCGCACGCTTTTTAGAGAAAGTGATGACCGCAAGGCTGGTATTACTAAATACGGTGAAAAATGGCGTCTAGGTGCTAATGAAAGTACAGAATTGCTGCTATTACAAGATGCCAAAATAGGCGATCAGGTACTGGTAGCAGGACGTTACACACTAGTTGTGGTTCCTAATAAGAATGAGTGGACGATTCATGTTAATGCTGAGAATGACGGTTGGGGAAATTTCTCTCACAATGCAGCTCTTGACATCGTGACTATTACAATTCCAGTAAGCACGGTAGATGATAGCCTAGAGGATTTGAGCATCGCGCTGTATTCACCTAATGATGATAATGTGGTTCATTTAAAAATGGGCTGGGCAAATTACAGAGCAGAAATGCCTATCACGCTTCTCTAG
- a CDS encoding prephenate dehydrogenase: MKNVYLIGVGLIGGSMLLDLRAHYPEAVFYGIDHNDDHLDQAISCGVVDHKATMEDLINADLVIVSIPVDATVNLLSQVLDNINDDSLVMDVGSTKEAICASVANHKNRRQYLATHPIAGTEFSGPQAAIKDLYKGKTMIVCEVEKTAFAQQELGKGLLEKLGMRVRYMTPAAHDKHIAYVSHLSHISSFMLGKTVIQEEANERDIFDLAGSGFESTVRLAKSSPAMWTPIFAQNKEHVIAGLDGYIDNLVSFRESLKNDNHTAIYNEMAQTNRIKTILKGIQNGK, from the coding sequence ATGAAAAATGTATATCTGATAGGAGTAGGATTGATAGGTGGCTCAATGTTGCTGGATTTGAGAGCTCATTATCCAGAAGCTGTCTTTTATGGAATCGATCATAATGATGATCATCTGGATCAAGCGATATCCTGCGGCGTTGTTGATCACAAAGCAACGATGGAAGATCTTATAAATGCAGATCTAGTCATCGTCTCAATTCCCGTAGATGCTACGGTCAATTTGCTTTCACAAGTTCTCGATAATATAAATGATGACAGTCTAGTCATGGATGTAGGATCGACTAAAGAGGCCATTTGCGCATCAGTAGCAAATCATAAAAACAGGCGACAATACCTCGCTACACATCCTATTGCAGGAACTGAATTTTCTGGACCACAAGCAGCGATAAAAGATCTTTATAAAGGCAAGACCATGATCGTTTGCGAGGTGGAGAAAACCGCTTTTGCACAACAGGAATTAGGCAAAGGATTATTGGAAAAGCTGGGTATGCGAGTTAGATATATGACACCAGCAGCGCACGACAAGCACATAGCATATGTGTCCCATTTATCGCATATTTCCAGTTTTATGCTGGGTAAAACCGTGATACAGGAAGAAGCTAACGAGCGCGATATTTTTGATCTCGCCGGTAGTGGATTTGAGAGCACTGTGCGATTGGCCAAGAGCTCGCCTGCCATGTGGACGCCTATCTTTGCACAAAATAAAGAGCACGTTATAGCTGGACTGGATGGTTATATTGATAATCTAGTTAGCTTTCGCGAAAGCTTAAAAAACGACAATCACACAGCCATTTATAACGAGATGGCGCAAACCAATAGAATTAAAACCATACTGAAAGGAATACAAAATGGAAAATAA
- a CDS encoding prephenate dehydratase, with product MKVAIQGIAGSYHHQAATALFEEATMVECDTFEQLAQSVDRGESQAGVMAIGNSIAGSILPNYGLLQQYQLVITAEYFLPINHCLMAIAGQTLKDIEEVQSHPMALLQCKPFLNDLENTKLVETDDTAAAVMRIKRNHLKGVAAIASSIAASLYDLEIIAQDIQEEKLNATRFVVVEKASQPETENSNKATLNFTTTHEAGSLSRILSLFARKGLNLSKIQSIPIPEQPFLFSFVVDVEFVELQMFKDAVREVKSLTKEFNIMGIYKAATL from the coding sequence ATGAAAGTAGCCATTCAAGGCATCGCAGGATCCTATCATCATCAAGCAGCAACAGCGCTGTTTGAAGAAGCCACCATGGTAGAATGCGACACCTTTGAACAGTTGGCACAATCAGTAGATCGTGGCGAGTCTCAGGCTGGTGTCATGGCGATAGGCAACTCTATTGCTGGTAGCATTTTACCAAATTATGGTTTGCTACAACAGTACCAACTTGTGATTACGGCAGAGTATTTCTTACCCATAAATCATTGCCTCATGGCGATCGCAGGTCAAACGTTGAAAGATATTGAAGAGGTTCAATCGCACCCAATGGCCTTATTGCAATGCAAGCCGTTTTTAAATGATCTAGAAAACACCAAGCTGGTAGAAACTGATGATACCGCAGCCGCAGTGATGAGAATAAAGCGGAACCACCTTAAAGGTGTCGCGGCCATAGCATCATCAATTGCAGCCAGCCTTTATGATCTTGAAATCATCGCACAAGACATTCAGGAAGAAAAGCTAAATGCCACCAGATTTGTTGTAGTTGAAAAAGCCTCGCAACCTGAGACTGAAAACTCCAACAAAGCAACATTAAATTTTACGACCACACATGAGGCAGGAAGCTTGAGCCGAATCTTGAGTCTATTTGCGCGTAAAGGTCTCAATCTATCCAAAATTCAATCCATTCCTATTCCTGAGCAGCCATTTCTATTCAGTTTTGTAGTGGATGTGGAATTTGTTGAGCTACAAATGTTTAAAGATGCCGTGCGTGAGGTGAAATCTCTAACCAAAGAATTTAATATTATGGGAATCTATAAAGCTGCCACGCTATGA
- a CDS encoding DUF6364 family protein, producing the protein MKKKLTLSIDEEVIKKAKSYAKETDRSLSELIEGYLEKITGSNLVKEPEATYEKRSSQSENKKHEASIYRKMAGIVKSDWDPVEDREKFRDVRLEKYLK; encoded by the coding sequence ATGAAAAAGAAACTGACATTAAGTATAGATGAAGAAGTCATTAAGAAGGCTAAATCATACGCTAAGGAAACTGATCGCAGTCTGTCCGAATTGATTGAAGGTTATCTTGAAAAGATCACAGGTTCAAATCTTGTAAAAGAACCTGAGGCTACCTATGAAAAGCGTTCATCACAATCCGAGAATAAAAAACATGAAGCGAGTATTTATCGCAAAATGGCTGGCATCGTAAAATCTGATTGGGATCCAGTCGAGGATCGAGAGAAGTTTAGAGATGTGCGACTCGAGAAATATTTAAAATGA